One segment of Phragmites australis chromosome 13, lpPhrAust1.1, whole genome shotgun sequence DNA contains the following:
- the LOC133887728 gene encoding probable metal-nicotianamine transporter YSL6: MGSEAEITGPLLAGDGSAPGPEAVPSWREQVTVRGIAVSAVLGVLFCLITHKLNLTVGIIPSLNVAAGLLGYFLVRTWTTALEKLGVVSKPFTKQENTVIQTCVVACYGLAFSGGFGSYMLAMDQKTYELIGFDYPGNRAVDVKNPSLGWMIGFMFVVSFLGLFSLVALRKVMVIDYKLTYPSGTATAMLINSFHTITGAELADKQVRCLGKYLSISFLWNCFKWFFSGVGDSCGFDNFPSLGLAAYKNTFYFDFSPTYIGCGLICPHIVNCSTLLGAIISWGFLWPYISTKAGEWYPANLGSNDFKGLYGYKVFISVSVILGDGLYNLIKIIYATIKEIMNARSKQGRLPLVRVQDDDEGSKLSAAEKHLNETFIKDSIPPWLAGSGYVGLAAISTATVPMIFPQIKWYLVLSAYIVAPLLAFCNSYGTGLTDWNLASTYGKIGLFIFASWVGQNGGVIAGLAACGVMMSIVSTAADLMQDFKTGYLTLSSPRSMFVSQLIGTALGCIIAPLTFWLYWTAFDIGNPDGVFKAPYAVIFREMSILGIEGFSALPQHCLAICSGFFVAALVINLLRDITPKSMSKFIPIPMAMAIPFYIGAYFAIDMFVGTVILFVWERVNRKECDNFAGAVASGLICGDGIWTVPSAILSILRINPPICMYFKPSLAS; this comes from the exons ATGGGCTCGGAGGCGGAGATCACCGGCCCGCTCCTCGCCGGGGACGGCTCGGCGCCGGGGCCGGAGGCGGTGCCGTCGTGGCGGGAGCAGGTGACGGTGCGGGGGATCGCGGTGAGCGCGGTCCTGGGCGTGCTCTTCTGCCTCATCACGCACAAGCTCAACCTCACGGTGGGGATCATCCCCTCGCTCAACGTCGCCGCCGGGCTGCTCGGCTACTTCCTGGTTCGGACGTGGACCACGGCGCTCGAGAAGCTCGGCGTCGTCTCCAAGCCCTTCACCAAGCAGGAGAACACCGTCATCCAGACCTGCGTCGTCGCCTGCTACGGCCTCGCCTTCAGCG GGGGGTTTGGAAGTTATATGCTTGCGATGGATCAGAAAACCTACGAGCTTATCGGGTTCGATTATCCTGGTAACAGGGCTGTGGATGTCAAGAATCCTTCACTGGGTTGGATGATCGGGTTCATGTTTGTTGTCAGCTTCCTTGGGCTGTTTAGTCTTGTTGCACTACGCAAG GTAATGGTAATTGATTACAAGTTGACCTATCCCAGCGGAACTGCCACGGCTATGTTGATAAATAGCTTCCACACGATTACTGGAGCTGAGCTTGCAGA CAAGCAAGTTAGGTGTCTTGGGAAGTATTTAAGCATTAGTTTTCTCTGGAACTGCTTTAAATGGTTCTTCAGTGGTGTCGGAGATTCTTGTGGTTTCGATAATTTCCCTTCTCTGGGACTTGCAGCATATAAGAACAC GTTTTATTTTGATTTCAGTCCGACCTATATTGGATGTGGTCTTATTTGCCCACATATTGTTAACTGCTCTACACTTCTTGGTGCCATCATATCTTGGGGTTTCCTTTGGCCATATATATCCACAAAAGCTGGGGAATGGTATCCAGCTAACCTTGGAAGCAATGACTTCAAGGGACTCTATGGATACAAG GTTTTTATATCTGTATCTGTGATACTTGGGGACGGTCTCTATAACCTCATTAAGATCATCTATGCTACTATCAAGGAAATAATGAATGCACGTTCAAAGCAAGGAAGACTTCCACTTGTCCGGGTTCAGGATG ATGATGAAGGTTCTAAATTGTCAGCTGCGGAAAAGCATCTGAATGAGACATTCATAAAGGACAGCATTCCTCCCTGGTTGGCAGGATCTGGTTATGTTGGCCTTGCAGCAATATCAACTGCAACTGTCCCAATGATCTTCCCACAGATCAAGTGGTACCTCGTCCTCTCAGCTTACATTGTTGCTCCCCTACTTGCCTTCTGCAACTCGTATGGCACTGGCCTAACTGACTGGAACCTTGCATCCACATATGGAAAGATTGgcctttttatttttgcatcATGGGTTGGTCAGAATGGTGGTGTGATTGCTGGATTAGCAGCTTGCGGTGTTATGATGTCCATTGTGTCCACAGCAGCTGATCTCATGCAGGACTTCAAGACTGGGTACCTCACACTCTCTTCACCAAGGTCTATGTTTGTGTCGCAGTTGATTGGGACTGCCCTTGGCTGCATCATTGCTCCACTCACCTTTTGGCTTTACTGGACTGCTTTCGATATTGGCAACCCTGATGGCGTGTTCAAAGCTCCATATGCTGTAATCTTCCGTGAGATGTCAATTCTGGGCATCGAAGGATTCTCTGCACTGCCCCAGCACTGCCTAGCGATCTGCTCTGGTTTCTTTGTTGCGGCTCTTGTGATCAACCTCCTTCGGGACATAACTCCAAAGAGCATGTCCAAATTCATTCCAATCCCGATGGCCATGGCCATTCCCTTCTACATTGGTGCGTACTTCGCCATCGACATGTTTGTTGGGACAGTTATCCTATTTGTGTGGGAGAGGGTGAACCGCAAGGAGTGTGATAACTTTGCGGGTGCGGTTGCTTCTGGCTTGATCTGCGGTGATGGGATCTGGACAGTTCCTTCTGCAATACTGTCGATCCTGAGGATCAACCCACCTATTTGCATGTACTTCAAGCCATCCCTTGCCAGCTGA